One genomic segment of Hordeum vulgare subsp. vulgare chromosome 2H, MorexV3_pseudomolecules_assembly, whole genome shotgun sequence includes these proteins:
- the LOC123425162 gene encoding lysine-rich arabinogalactan protein 19-like, with translation MPSHRRPSLLDLRPLLSLASLPSSRSSQSPLNSHPLSSQSPPTLSLFLAEQGPPGGPWRRRPSISPDPTAYTPNPSEMDPPRPDPTGSNRAPSSSPPELERAELHRQDAPAPRYARSGDARVAGRRRRSQHPHHRSASGHPLFCAHDLLDVLRLGGLALAARPEPDAQLVVVALADNLVVPSVLPSTSTSDTHICKAVHSFVFWCVSFKTARATGFTQHIHL, from the exons atgccaagccatcggcGACCTTCCCTGTTGGACCTCCGGCCGCTCCTCTCCCTCGCATCTCTCCCTTCTTCACGTTCTTCTCAATCTCCTCTCAACTCTCACCCTCTTTCTTCTCAATCTCCTCCCACTCTCTCCCTCTTTCTTGCTGAACAGGGACCTCCAGGAGGGCCATGGCGCCGCCGGCCCTCAATCTCGCCGGATCCGACCGCCTACACGCCAAATCCGTCGGAAATGGATCCACCCAGACCAGATCCGACCGGATCCAACCGAGccccgtcgtcgtcgccaccgGAGCTCGAACGGGCCGAACTGCATCGTCAGGATGCACCCGCCCCGCGGTATGCTCGATCCGGTGATGCGCGAGTCGCCGGCCGACGACGAAGATCGCAGCACCCGCACCATCGTTCCGCCTCAGGTCATCCTCTCTTCTGCGCGCATGACCTCCTTGATGTGCTCCGCCTGGGAGGGCTCGCGCTCGCCGCTCGACCAGAGCCAGACGCCCAGTTGGTCGTCGTTGCACTCGCCGACAACCTTGTCGTCCCCTCTGTACTGCCATCCACCTCAACTTCGGACACACAT ATTTGTAAAGCAGTGCACTCATTTGTTTTTTGGTGCGTGAGCTTCAAGACAGCACGGGCAACAGGCTTCACTCAACATATTCATCTATGA
- the LOC123425161 gene encoding DEAD-box ATP-dependent RNA helicase 36 — protein sequence MEVDGEARPFLLFSKPKSNRRTEPQPQVEAQPKPPKPDPTPAVQTDHGDSDSGGSGSDSDSDPAPNIVIDHGDTCSADGAAADALASFADLGLSEWLVDVCTSLGMRRPTAVQRRCIPRALAGENVLGIAETGSGKTAAFALPILHRLGEDPFGVAALALAPTRELAAQLAEQFRALGSPLGLRCLAAIGGFDSLAQAKGLARRPHVVVATPGRIATLIKNDPDLAKVFARTKFLVLDEADRVVDSNFEEDLKVIFDCLPKKRQTFLFSATMSDNLRSLLELSGSKSYFFEAYEGFKTVENLKQQYIHIPPDGKELHLLYLLSKMKEDNIRSAIVFVSTCRTCQYLDFVLQELGRPAVSLHSHKAQSHRLSALHRFKSGQVPVLIATDVASRGLDIQTVDLVINYDIPRFPRDYIHRVGRTARATRRGLSISFVTQRDICLLHEIEDDVGNRFGAYECDDKEVTKDITKVFKARRLANMRMADEGHEDKVQDRKDQKKRDQARKRKHDE from the exons atggaggtagacggcgaagcCCGCccgtttctcctcttctccaagcCCAAGTCCAATCGCCGGACTGAGCCTCAGCCTCAAGTTGAGGCCCAGCCGAAACCTCCGAAACCCGACCCCACTCCCGCCGTCCAGACCGACCACGGCGACTCAGACTCCGGCGGTTCCGGCTCCGACTCCGACTCCGACCCGGCGCCTAACATCGTGATCGACCACGGCGACACCTGCAGCGCGGACGGCGCCGCCGCCGACGCGCTCGCTTCCTTCGCGGACCTCGGCCTGTCGGAGTGGCTGGTCGACGTGTGCACCTCCCTGGGCATGCGGCGCCCCACGGCCGTGCAGCGGCGGTGCATCCCGCGCGCGCTCGCCGGCGAGAACGTGCTCGGCATTGCGGAGACGGGCAGCGGCAAGACGGCCGCGTTCGCGCTCCCAATCCTGCACCGCCTCGGCGAGGACCCCTTCGGCGTCGCCGCGCTCGCGCTCGCGCCCACGCGGGAGCTCGCGGCGCAGCTCGCGGAGCAGTTCCGCGCGCTCGGCTCGCCGCTGGGGCTCAGGTGCCTCGCGGCGATTGGGGGGTTCGACTCGCTCGCGCAGGCCAAGGGCCTCGCGCGCCGTCCCCACGTTGTTGTGGCCACCCCCGGCCGCATTGCCACGCTCATCAAGAACGACCCTGACCTTGCCAAAGTCTTCGCCCGCACCAAG tttCTTGTGTTGGACGAGGCAGATAGAGTTGTAGACTCCAATTTTGAGGAGGACCTTAAGGTGATATTTGATTGTTTGCCAAAGAAGCGGCAAACATTTCTATTTTCTGCAACAATGTCGGATAATCTGCGATCTTTGCTCGAGCTCTCGGGAAGCAAGTCATATTTTTTTGAGGCATACGAAGGGTTCAAGACGGTTGAGAACTTAAAGCAACAGTATATCCATATACCTCCGGATGGAAAAGAGCTCCATCTTCTGTATCTCCTGTCAAAAATGAAGGAAGATAATATACGTTCAGCCATTGTATTTGTTTCTACTTGCAG GACATGCCAATATTTGGACTTTGTGTTGCAAGAGCTTGGTCGACCTGCTGTTTCTTTGCACTCTCACAAGGCTCAGTCACACAGGCTTTCAGCGTTGCATCGTTTTAAGTCTGGTCAGGTCCCTGTGTTGATTGCTACCGATGTGGCTAGTCGTGGGTTGGATATCCAAACTGTTGATCTTGTTATCAACTATGACATTCCAAG GTTCCCACGTGATTATATCCATAGGGTTGGGCGAACTGCAAGAGCTACCAGGAGAGGGCTCTCAATAAGCTTTGTGACCCAG AGGGATATATGTCTCTTACATGAGATAGAAGATGACGTGGGAAATCGATTTGGTGCATACGAGTGCGACGACAAAGAAGTCACCAAAGATATTACAAAG GTATTCAAAGCGAGGCGTCTTGCAAACATGAGGATGGCAGACGAGGGCCACGAAGACAAGGTCCAAGACAGGAAAGACCAGAAGAAGAGAGACCAGGCGAGAAAGCGCAAACACGACGAGTGA